The region GCGGCACATGCTTGCTCTCATGGACCTGTCTTTCGGCATGGACGGGCTGATCAAGGGCGACAGGCTCATCGACACCCTGCGAAACCTGGTCGGCGATGAACTCATCGAAAATCTGCCCATCAGCTTCACGGCCGTGGCCGCGAACATCTCCCGGCGCAAGGAAGTCTGGATTCGTCAGGGGTCGCTGTTCGACGCCATCAAGGCGTCCATAGCCCTGCCCCTGATTTTCAAGCCAGTGGTGGTGGACGGTGATGATATCATCGATGGCGGCATCCTCAACCCCGTACCCATCGCCCCGACCTTCGGTGATTTGAACGAATACACCATCGCCGTGAACCTGTGCGCTCCGCCGGTCAAGGGTATCGAAATCAAAAACGACAAGCACAACGGCGATGAAAACGGTTCCGGTCTGTCCCATGTGGTGGCCGAGTTCATCGGTACCATGACCGACAAGATCGCCATGAAACGCAAGGATATTCGAGCCTACGACATCCTCTACAAGTCGTTTGATGCCATGCAGGGCTCCATTGCTCGGCAGAAGATCGCAGCCTATCCGCCCGACGCGGTCCTGGATATTCCCATCAATTTGTGCAGCCTGATGGATTTTGACAAGGCCGATCCACTCATCGAGCACGGCTACCGATTGGCTGAAAAAAAACTGCCTGATGTTTTTGCATCGAGATAGGCCGCGTTTCGTCCAGCCGATGGGCACCATCGAATAATTGTGATTGTTCGTTTCTTCCATTCCATCCATAGTTGTCCCTTCAACCATCATTGAAGGACCGACATGCTGGAAAGCCAAATGGAATTGCGGGCGGAGAACGGAAACAACGCGGCCATCTACAAGAAGCTTATGCCCGAGGTGGCCGAGCCTTACAGCGCCCTGAATCAGGAAGTCTACAAGGACGGGATGATCAGCGGCAAACACAAACGGCTCATGGCCCTGGTAGGGGCACTGTGCTCGGGGTGCCGGGCGTGCATCCTGTTTCAGTGCGATCAGGCCATCGAGTTGGGTGCCGGGGTGGACGAAATCCTCGAGGCCTGCGCCGTAGCCGTGGCCCTGCGTGGGACCATGGGCATGGGGGAGACCGAGCGCGTGGTGGCCTATCTCCGCGAGCGGGGCTTGATTACCGAATAGGGATAAAAGAGACCGGGGACGATCCTGTCGTCCGCCCGGATGGGGCTCAGGGCCAGACGCGCGGGATGGACAATATGACCAATGCCGCGCCGATGGCCGTCTTGAGCGTGAAGCCGAGGGCTTTGCCCACGAACGCGCCTTTGGCCGCGCGCAGGGCCTCGGGCCGGGTGCGGCCGGGCGTCTCGGCTATGAAACAGCCGAGCCATGCCCCGCCAAGGGCTCCCAAAAGGGCCCCCAGGCCGAAAAAGAAGGGCGCACCGAAAATGGCTCCGGCAATCGCGCCGATGATGCCGCCCACGTTGCCGCGTGCGGACGCGCCGTAGCGGCCCGCGCCCCAGGCCTGCATGCCGAACTCCATGGCTTCGCCGGCGGCAGCCGCCACGGCGAAGAAGATGACGAAGTTCCAGGTCATGGACTCGGGGTAGATGTACTTCCACAGTGCCACCAGAGCCAGTGCAACCCAGTTGGCGGGCAGGCTGAATATCTGGAGGAGTTGTGAAAGCATCAACCCCAGAATGAGCAGGATGGCCCAGACGTATACCATGACCTGGCTCTATTCCTTGTCGCGCAGGTCCACCACGCGCACGGCCTTGCCCTGCGCCTTGGGGATGGATTCCGACTGGCACAGTTCCACTCGCGGGGTGACCAGGATTTCGGAGCACAGGTTCTTGGCGATGCGTTTCTGCAGTCCCTGCAGGACACGCATGTCTTCAACGAAGTACTCGTCCTTGATTTCCACCTTCACGCGCATCTGGTCGGAAACACCCTCGCGGATAAGCTCGATCAAATAGTTTTGGCCAACTTCGGGCATGGACATGAGGCACTGTTCGATCTGCATGGGGTAGATGTTCACACCCTTGAGGATCATCATGTCGTCGGCGCGTCCGGTGATACGGTCGATGCGACGATGGGTGCGGCCGCACTCGCACTCGCCCGGAATGAAGCGGGTCAGGTCGCGGGTCCGGTAGCGGATGATGGGCATGCCATCACGCCTGAGAGTGGTCATGACCAGCTCGCCAACTTCGCCCTCGGCCACATGCTCCCCGGTCTCGGGGTCGATGACCTCGGCTATGTAGGCGTCTTCCCACACATGCATGCCCTTTTGGTGCAGACACTCGAAGGCCACGCCGGGACCGTTCATCTCGGACAAGCCATAGGAATTGTACGCCTTGATGTGCATCAATTCCTCGATCTTGGCACGAGCCTCTTCGGTGTGGGGCTCTGCGCCGATAAGCGCGATGCGCCAGGGCATTTCTTCGGGCGCGTAGCCGGCCTCGCGGACTTGTTGTGCGAAATACAGGGCAAAGGACGGGATGATGTGCAGAACCGTGACCTGATGGTCCAGGATCATCTTGATCTGGCGCTTGGTGTTGCCCGCGCCAGCGGGGATGGTCAGCATGCCCAGCCGTTCGGAGCCGTAGTGAATACCCAGACCGCCGGTGAAAAGACCGTATCCCGAGGTGTTCTGCAACACATCTGACTTGCGGCAGCCGCAGCAGTACATGGACCGGGCCATGAGCTCGGCCCAGGTGTCCAGGTCCTTCTGGGTGTAGAACACGGCAACCGGGGAGCCGGTAGTGCCGCTGGACGCGTGCAGCCGGACAAAATCCTCCAGGGGACGGGCAAGCAGTCCGTGGGGATACTGGTTGCGCAGGTCGTCCTTGGTAGTGAAGGGGAGGGAGGTGATGTCCGCCGGACTCTTGATGTCGCCGGACTCAAAGCCCTTGAGCCGCTCGGCATAGAAGGGCGAGCGCTTGGCGATTTCGATGGTCTCTCTGAGGCGTTCGGCCTGGAGTTTTTCCAGGTCGGCGCGGTCCATGGTTTCTACCGGATCGTAGTACATAGCGGTTCCGCGGGGTAGAGGTTAGTCGGAGTCCGGGTGGAATCCCTCAGGCAGTTCCGAGGGGTAGGCCGTGGCGTCCATGTTCTCGAACAGGGTGTATTCCTTCTTGAAGAAGAGCTCGCATCGGCCGGTGGGGCCGTTACGCTGCTTGCCGATGATGACTTCCGCGTGATTCTTGAGCGGGTTGTCCTCGCTCTTGTTGTACGCGGCGTCGCGGTAGAGAAAGATAATGATGTCGGCGTCCTGTTCGATAGCGCCGGATTCACGAAGGTCGGACATCATGGGCCGTTTGTCCGTACGCTCTTCAACTTTGCGGTTGAGCTGGGACAGGGCGATGACCGGCACGTTGAGTTCCTTGGCCAGGGCTTTGAGGTGCCGGGAAATATCCGAAATCTCCTGCTCGCGGGAGTCCGGGCGGGCGCTGGAGCGCATCAGCTGCAGGTAGTCGATGACGATCAGTCCGAGATTGTGTTCGGCCTTGAGACGACGGCAACGGGCCTGAAGTTCCAGGGTGGACAGGGCCGGGGTGTCGTCGATGAAGATCGGGGCCTTGCTGAGCACGTCCGCGCCTTCGTACAGCTTGTTCCAGTCCGAATCGTCCAGGTAGCCGGTACGCAGGTTGGACAGCTCCACCTTGGACTGTACGGCCAGCAGACGGGTCATGAGCTGTTCCATGGACATTTCGAGCGAGAAGATGGCCGTGGGGCATTCGGAACGGGCGGCCGCGCGC is a window of uncultured Pseudodesulfovibrio sp. DNA encoding:
- a CDS encoding carboxymuconolactone decarboxylase family protein, translated to MLESQMELRAENGNNAAIYKKLMPEVAEPYSALNQEVYKDGMISGKHKRLMALVGALCSGCRACILFQCDQAIELGAGVDEILEACAVAVALRGTMGMGETERVVAYLRERGLITE
- a CDS encoding DUF456 family protein; translated protein: MVYVWAILLILGLMLSQLLQIFSLPANWVALALVALWKYIYPESMTWNFVIFFAVAAAAGEAMEFGMQAWGAGRYGASARGNVGGIIGAIAGAIFGAPFFFGLGALLGALGGAWLGCFIAETPGRTRPEALRAAKGAFVGKALGFTLKTAIGAALVILSIPRVWP
- a CDS encoding phenylacetate--CoA ligase, with amino-acid sequence MYYDPVETMDRADLEKLQAERLRETIEIAKRSPFYAERLKGFESGDIKSPADITSLPFTTKDDLRNQYPHGLLARPLEDFVRLHASSGTTGSPVAVFYTQKDLDTWAELMARSMYCCGCRKSDVLQNTSGYGLFTGGLGIHYGSERLGMLTIPAGAGNTKRQIKMILDHQVTVLHIIPSFALYFAQQVREAGYAPEEMPWRIALIGAEPHTEEARAKIEELMHIKAYNSYGLSEMNGPGVAFECLHQKGMHVWEDAYIAEVIDPETGEHVAEGEVGELVMTTLRRDGMPIIRYRTRDLTRFIPGECECGRTHRRIDRITGRADDMMILKGVNIYPMQIEQCLMSMPEVGQNYLIELIREGVSDQMRVKVEIKDEYFVEDMRVLQGLQKRIAKNLCSEILVTPRVELCQSESIPKAQGKAVRVVDLRDKE
- a CDS encoding patatin-like phospholipase family protein: MKKKTISLVLGSGGARGLAHIGIIRWLEEHDCEIKSITGCSMGALVGGIHAIGMLDEYEKWARHITKRHMLALMDLSFGMDGLIKGDRLIDTLRNLVGDELIENLPISFTAVAANISRRKEVWIRQGSLFDAIKASIALPLIFKPVVVDGDDIIDGGILNPVPIAPTFGDLNEYTIAVNLCAPPVKGIEIKNDKHNGDENGSGLSHVVAEFIGTMTDKIAMKRKDIRAYDILYKSFDAMQGSIARQKIAAYPPDAVLDIPINLCSLMDFDKADPLIEHGYRLAEKKLPDVFASR